The DNA region AGCGACCAGGTCGCGGGCGCCGGGGATCTCCAGACGGGAGCGCCACCGCTCCTCGCGGTCGCCCTCGCCCTGCCAGGCGGCGAGGGTGGAGCCGAAGGCGTAGGGGGCCTCGGCCAGGGCGGCGAGGCGCAGTTCGCGCCAGAGCGGCCAGTCGTCGGAGGTCAGTGCGCGCAGTTCGATCATGCGGGCGACTCTGCCCGAGGTGACGGCCCTCCGACAACCGGGTTTCGGCCGGGCAGCGGCACCGGCGGGCCCGCCCGCTTCCCCGGCCCCTCAGCCGGCCAGCGGCGGGTTCAGGCGGGCGAAGCCCTCCTGGCGGCGGTACGGGAAGTAGGGGTACGGGGCGGTGCGGGCGCTCGCGGTGTCGAGGCGGGCGACCTGCTCCTCCGTCAGCTCCCAGCCGACCGCGCCGAGGTTCTGCCGGAGCTGCTCCTCGTTGCGGGCGCCGATGATGACGGACGAGACGGTCGGCCGCCGCAGCAGCCAGTTGATCGCCACCTGCGGGATGCTGCGCCCGGTCTCCTTCGCGACGTCGTCGAGCGCGTCGACGACGTCGTACAGCAGCTCGTCGTCCACCGGCGGGCCGTAGTCGGCGGTGTCGTGCAGGCGGCTGCCGGCCGGGATCGGGGCGCCCCGGCGGATCTTCCCGGTGAGCCGGCCCCAGCCGAGCGGGCTCCAGACCAGGGCGCCGACGCCCTGGTCCCTGCCGAGCGGCATCAGCTCCCACTCGTAGTCGCGGCCGATCAGCGAGTAGTAGACCTGGTGGGCGGCGTAGCGGGGGCGGCTGTGGGTGTCGGCGGCGGCGAGCGACTTCATCAGCTCCCAGCCGGAGAAGTTGGAGACGCCGGTGTAGCGGACCTTCCCGGCACGGACCAGGTCGTCCAGGGCGGCGAGCACCTCCTCGACGGGGGTGGCGGCGTCGAAGGCGTGCAGCTGGAAGAGGTCGAGGTAGTCGGTGCCGAGGCGGCGCAGGGCGGTGTCGACGCTCGTGATCAGGCGGGCGCGCGAGGTGCCGGCGTCGTTGGGGCCGTCGCCGGTGGGCAGCCCGGCCTTGGTGGAGATCAGCACCTTGTCCCGGCGGCCCTTGACCGCCTGGCCGAGCACCTCCTCGGAGGCGCCGTCCGAGTAGACGTCGGCGGTGTCGAACATGGTCAGGCCGGCGTCGATGGCGACGTCGAGCAGGCGGCGCGCCTCCTGGGCGTCGGTGCTGCCCCAGGCCCCGAAGAGCGGGCCGCGGCCGCCGAAGGTGCCGGTGCCGAGCGAGAGTGCGGGGACGGTGAGACCGGACGCCCCGAGCCGGCGGTACTCCATGGTGGTGCTCCCTCCGCGCCCCGGCGGCCCTGGTGTGCACAGGAGATCCGCTAACGGGACTTTGGTTCCGTTAAGATGCCTTGACCCTAGCACCGTGTCCGCCACTAACGGAACAGGAATCCCGTTAATGACTTCGGAGAGCACCACCCCCGACAGCCCGGGCACCCCCGACAGCCCGGGCACCCCCGACGCCCCGGGCACCCCCGGCACCCAGCGCCCCGGCGGCCGCACCGCCCGGGTCCGCGCCGCCGTGCTGCGCGCCGCCGAGGACGCCCTCGTCGAGACCGGCTTCGGCGGGCTCGACCTCGGCGACGTCGCCCGCCGGGCCGAGGTCGGCCGCACCACCGTCTACCGCCGCTGGGGCTCCACCGGCGCGCTGATGGCCGACCTGCTCGCCGACATGGCCGAGCAGTCCCTGCCCCGCGCCCGCACCGGCTCGCTCGGCGGGGACCTGCGGGCCAACGCCCGGCTCGTCGCCCGCACCCTCGCCGACCCGCGCCAGGGCGCGCTGTTCCGCGCCGTGCTCACCGCCGCCACCTGCGACGGGGCGGCCGCCGCGGCGCTGCACCGCTTCTACCGCGTCCGGGTCGCCGAGTGGGCGCCGTGCGTGGCCGAGGCGGTCGAGCGCGGCGAACTGCCGCCCGGCACCGACCCCGCCGAGGTGGTCCGCGCCGTCTCGGCCCCGCTCTACTACCGGATGCTGACCACCGCCGACCCCCTCGACGAGGCGGCCGCCGACCGCGCCGCCGACGCCGCCGCGGCCGCCGCCCGCGCGGGCGCCTACCTCCGGCCGCAGCCCCGGTCGTAGCCGTTCCACCGTCAGGCCCCGTTCCAGGCCCCGGTCCCGGCTTCGCTCCCGGCCGCTGCGACGGGCCCGGACGGCCGGGTGTCCGACCGCGCCCGTAGGCTGACGGACAGTTCAGTGAGCAAGGAGCGGGGCTGTGCGGATAGAGCGTCACCGGGTGGGAGAGGCGTTGCTTTCGGCGACGCGCGAGGACTTCACGAACCGGATCGGACGGGAGGTCCGCTCCCTGTCGAAGGCCGGACCGATCACCACCGGCGAATGGCAGTACCTCGCCGAGGAGTTCCTGGAGTACCTCGGCGCGCTCTCCGCCGACCGGCCCGCCCTGGACCTGCCCGAGGCCAGGGCCGTCCTCAAGGACGCCACCGAGGCCGCCGCCGGCGCCGTCGCGTACGCGGCCTACTTCCCGCACGTCGACTTCCACGTCTTCCTCGACTACGTGAACTTCGGGATGAGCTACGAGCCGGGCGACCGGGACCACGGGCAGGGCCGGAACGAGGTCCTCCCGCACGAGTGGGTCGACGCGTTCTGCCTCGCGATCCTCTCGGACAAGGCCGAGTACCACGGCGAGGCCTTCTGCTTCGCGCGGCAGAAGTTCGGCGCGGTGCGGGCCGGCGACCCCGTCGCCGAGCTCGCCACCGGCCTGCTCGCCCAGGCCGTCGGAGTCCTGGACGACGAGGACGCCTCCTACCCGCCGAGCACGCGGGAGCGGCTCGCCGCCGTCGACGACGCGCTGGAGCGGATCCGCAGGCGCGGCGAGGCGACCGGCGAGGACCTGCTCGACCGCCCGCACGCCGCCGCCCTGCGCACGCTGCGCGCCCTCGTCGCCGGGGACCGGGAGGAGTTCGACGCCGGACTGTCCGGCCTGCTGCTCCGGCAGAGCGCCCTCTCCGGCCCCGGCGCCCGGCCGGGCAGCCTGCTCCCGCTGGTCCCGCTCGCGCTCGCCGCCCTCGCCTACCGGGGCCCGGGCTGGTGGCCGGCCGTCGACACCGACTACCTGCCGCACGCCCTGGTCACCGGCTTCGAGACGCCCGGCCCGCGCGTCGGACCGTTCGGCCGGGACCGCCGCCCGGACGCGGTCGCCGCCCTGGCCGCCGGGCCCCTGGCGGTCGACCGGCCGGGCGGGCCGCTGCCCGTCTCCCCGGACGCCGAGGAGTTCCTCGTCCGGCAGGCGGAGGAGGCGTTCACCCCGGTCGACGGGGAGCCGCTCGCCGTCTGGCGGCTGGCGAGCACGGCGCGCTACGAGGAGATGTCCTTCCAGACCCGGGCCTCGCAGGCCGACGACGTCGGCGAGCGCGAGATCGCCACGCTGCGCCGGGCCTCCCGGATGGCGTCGACCGTGTTCCGGACCGCCCTCGCCGAACCGGGCGGCGAGGTGGAGGTGACGATCGACGGCCGGACGCTGCGCTACCCCGCCACCCGGGACCGGAACGAGATGGGCCCCTGGGCCTGGTGCAGGGCGGTCTCCCTCGCCCTGATCTCCGGCGCGCGCGAGGACCTCGCCCCGCTGGTCCACGCCGGTCCCGCCGTCGCCCTCCCGGAGGGCGCCGCCCGCTCGGCGTTCGCCTCCTACCCGGAGGCCCTGCACGACTACCTCCGGGCCGAGGACCCGGTGCCGGCGACGGAGCGGGCCCTCGCGGAGGTCCGGCAGGGGAAGGACTGGGGCTTCTTCCCGCCGCCCGTCGTCCTCTTCTCCCAACTGGTCGACGGGGACGAGGAGGGCTTCAACCTGGCGCTGGCGGACGCGCTGGAGGCCCACCGCGACCACTACCTCGTCGCCGACCGCGCGGACGGCTGCGACTCGGCGCTCGACCTCGGCGTGCTGGGGCTCGCCTGCCACGCCCGGCGCAGGGGCTGGCGGATCAGGGTCGAGTCCCCGTACCTGCCGCCGCGGGTGCTGGCCGCGGCCGAGCCGTTCCGGGGCTCCGGGCGGTAGTGCCCGGCCCCGCGGGGGAGGGCCCGGCCGCCGGACTCCTCCGGGGTGTCAGCCCCGGAGGAGCAGGTCCGCGAACTCCTGCACGCGGGCGGCGGTGATGCCCTCCCGCTGCTCGACCGCGAGCGGGTGGTCGGTGGGCTCCAGCTCGATCAGCGGGCGCAGGCCGACGGCGCGGGTGCGGACGTGGGTCTTGAGCATGAACGTCGACTCCGGGTAGGCCGGCAGCTCGGTGAAGAGCCACCCGAAGTACGGGGGCTCCTGCTCGCGTGCCGGGTCCTCCCACAGGTCGTGCGTCCGGGCGAAGTTGGCCTCGCTGAGGGAGACCCAGACGCCCCAGGAGAAGGTGTCGCCGCTGTCGCGCACCGGTATCTCGACCAGGCCGTGGACGAAGAAGTCCCGGCCCTTGATCATGCACTGGTCGGGGGTCAGCTCGCTGTCGCGGCGCCGGGCGTAGCGGGGCTTCCAGCCCTCCGGGGCCGCGGCTCCGTAGGACAGCGGCGGGCCGTCCAGGTGTTCCGCGCAGCAGGCGCAGGTGTGGTGGTGGTCGGCAGGCATGGGCCAGAGCCTAACGCGCTGGTCGGCGGTCCCGCCGGGTGCCCGGGGAGTGGGCCCCCGGGCTGCCCGGGGGCCGCGCGGCCGGGCGCTCAGCGCCCCCGGCCGTGGCCGTCGTCGCCGCCGCCGTGCGCGCGGGCCTCGGCGGCGGCCTTCAGGTCGAGCAGCCACGACTCCAGCCCCTGGCGGAGGACCTCGGTCGCGAACGGGACGTTCGCCTCGACCTGGGGGCCGCCGTGGGTCTCCTCGGTGGTGACGCGGACGCCGCCGCCGCGGATCGCGGTGAACCGCCAGACGTGGACGCCGTCGATGCGCAGGCCCTCGGCCTCGGCGGGGCCGGTCCAGCGGAGGCAGGAGCCGTTCTCGACCTGCCGGACGGTCGAGGTGATCTCCAGGCCGGTGGCGGGGGTCGCGGGGTTGGGCGGCAGCGGGGTCGTCCACCGGAACGCCGACCCCTTGCGGAGGGGGCCGCGGTCGAGGCGCTCCACCGTCCGGACGGGGGCCTGCCAGGCGGGCCAGCGCTCGACGTCGGTCTGGAGCCCCCAGACGGTGCGCAGCGGCGCGTCGATCACGATCCCGGTCCGGTGGCGGACGGGGGCGTCGGGGTCGACGCCCCTGCCCTGGCAGGTGAGGGGCCGTGCGTGCGCCGGGGTGGCGGCGCCGGCGGGTGCGGCGGCGGTGCCGAGCAGGGCGGCGGCGAGCGGGACGCCGATCAGGGCGGCGCGGAGGCGGGCGGCGTGGGTGCCGGTGCTGCGGGTGCCGGACATGGGTTCCCCTCGGGTGGTCGGGGGAGTGCGGGGCCCGGGCCCCGCACTCCCGCGCTGAGCTAGATGCTCATGCGTTCGTTAGAAGTTTTAACGCACAAGGGAGGGGAGGGGCAACGGGTTGCGTGATAGCTTCTAACCAACCCTTGGGCCTCTAGCGG from Kitasatospora sp. NBC_00458 includes:
- a CDS encoding TetR/AcrR family transcriptional regulator gives rise to the protein MTSESTTPDSPGTPDSPGTPDAPGTPGTQRPGGRTARVRAAVLRAAEDALVETGFGGLDLGDVARRAEVGRTTVYRRWGSTGALMADLLADMAEQSLPRARTGSLGGDLRANARLVARTLADPRQGALFRAVLTAATCDGAAAAALHRFYRVRVAEWAPCVAEAVERGELPPGTDPAEVVRAVSAPLYYRMLTTADPLDEAAADRAADAAAAAARAGAYLRPQPRS
- a CDS encoding immunity 49 family protein, which gives rise to MRIERHRVGEALLSATREDFTNRIGREVRSLSKAGPITTGEWQYLAEEFLEYLGALSADRPALDLPEARAVLKDATEAAAGAVAYAAYFPHVDFHVFLDYVNFGMSYEPGDRDHGQGRNEVLPHEWVDAFCLAILSDKAEYHGEAFCFARQKFGAVRAGDPVAELATGLLAQAVGVLDDEDASYPPSTRERLAAVDDALERIRRRGEATGEDLLDRPHAAALRTLRALVAGDREEFDAGLSGLLLRQSALSGPGARPGSLLPLVPLALAALAYRGPGWWPAVDTDYLPHALVTGFETPGPRVGPFGRDRRPDAVAALAAGPLAVDRPGGPLPVSPDAEEFLVRQAEEAFTPVDGEPLAVWRLASTARYEEMSFQTRASQADDVGEREIATLRRASRMASTVFRTALAEPGGEVEVTIDGRTLRYPATRDRNEMGPWAWCRAVSLALISGAREDLAPLVHAGPAVALPEGAARSAFASYPEALHDYLRAEDPVPATERALAEVRQGKDWGFFPPPVVLFSQLVDGDEEGFNLALADALEAHRDHYLVADRADGCDSALDLGVLGLACHARRRGWRIRVESPYLPPRVLAAAEPFRGSGR
- a CDS encoding aldo/keto reductase, which translates into the protein MEYRRLGASGLTVPALSLGTGTFGGRGPLFGAWGSTDAQEARRLLDVAIDAGLTMFDTADVYSDGASEEVLGQAVKGRRDKVLISTKAGLPTGDGPNDAGTSRARLITSVDTALRRLGTDYLDLFQLHAFDAATPVEEVLAALDDLVRAGKVRYTGVSNFSGWELMKSLAAADTHSRPRYAAHQVYYSLIGRDYEWELMPLGRDQGVGALVWSPLGWGRLTGKIRRGAPIPAGSRLHDTADYGPPVDDELLYDVVDALDDVAKETGRSIPQVAINWLLRRPTVSSVIIGARNEEQLRQNLGAVGWELTEEQVARLDTASARTAPYPYFPYRRQEGFARLNPPLAG
- a CDS encoding SRPBCC family protein, with translation MSGTRSTGTHAARLRAALIGVPLAAALLGTAAAPAGAATPAHARPLTCQGRGVDPDAPVRHRTGIVIDAPLRTVWGLQTDVERWPAWQAPVRTVERLDRGPLRKGSAFRWTTPLPPNPATPATGLEITSTVRQVENGSCLRWTGPAEAEGLRIDGVHVWRFTAIRGGGVRVTTEETHGGPQVEANVPFATEVLRQGLESWLLDLKAAAEARAHGGGDDGHGRGR
- a CDS encoding DUF2199 domain-containing protein; this encodes MPADHHHTCACCAEHLDGPPLSYGAAAPEGWKPRYARRRDSELTPDQCMIKGRDFFVHGLVEIPVRDSGDTFSWGVWVSLSEANFARTHDLWEDPAREQEPPYFGWLFTELPAYPESTFMLKTHVRTRAVGLRPLIELEPTDHPLAVEQREGITAARVQEFADLLLRG